The nucleotide sequence ATGTGGCCGACGAAAGCAACAATCGTATTCAGAAATTCGACACGCGTGGAAGTTTTTTAACAAAGTGGGGGCGTGAGGGGAGTGGGCCTGGTCAATTCCGGTCTCCCTGGGGGATCGCCTGTGATGCCCTGGGGAATGTGTATGTGGTCGATAGTGGCAATCACCGGATCCAGAAGTTCGATGGGAACGGGACTTTTCTCTGCTCATTTGGCAATCGCGGGAAGACGGAGGGGCAGCTCAACTTTCCCTACGGGATCGCCGTGGACAAGGAAGGCTGTGTCTTCGTCGTCGATAGCGGGAATAACCGCATTCTCAAGTATGTGCCGACTGAAGAGGAATTAAACCGCGGCAAAGAGCAGCCTGCACAGGCTGCCGATCCCGGAGTGGTACAGCCACCTCGCAGTCTTGCCGTCAAGGCAGGTGATACGGAGGTCTTTCTGAGCTGGATGGAGGTGTCGGGCGCGCAGGCCTACAACCTCTATTTTAGTACCTCACCCCACATTACGGTTGAGGGGGCTACCAAGATTGAAGGCGTGACGAATCCCTACACGCACGAGGGGCTTACCAATGATACCCCCTATTTTTATGCTGTAACGGCATCGTTTGAAGATGGGACGGAAAGCGGGTTGTCCGAAGAAGTGACGGCGATGCCTGTGCTGATCGATATCACGGCTCCGCAGAACCCCTATGCCGTGATTAACCACGGGGCCTTCATGACGAATTCGCCGGATGTGGTGGTGACCATCTCCGCGACGGACTTGGACACAGGCGTCGGGGCGTATTTCATTTCCGAGAGTCCATTGACACCCATGGCCGGCACGCCGGGATGGGTGGAAGTGACGCCGGCGATCAAGTTTGGAGCGACGATCCCGTTCATTCTGTCTCCAGCCGACGGCCAGAAAACGATTTATGTATGGTTTAAGGACATTGGAGGCAACGTCTCGACCCCGGCGAGTACCACCATCCTTGTCAATACCTCGGGCTATCTCTGTGTCGCAAAATGGGGGAAGCCTGGCCGCGGTGCATCATTGTTGCACGGCGGAGAATTCATGGCGCCGATGTACGGACTCTGCGTGGATCAGCAGGGATCGCTGTTTGTCGTGGATAACGGCAACAATCGCGTACAGAAATTCGACAGCGCGGGCAACTTTATTATCTTGTGGGGGAGTTTCGGTTCAGCGAATTCCAACTTCCATAACCCCACCGGCATTGCCTGTGACGGAAAGGGCGATGTTTGGGTGGTCGATACCAACAACCATCGCGTGCAGAAGTTCGATGGAAAGCTCGGTGGCTATTTGATGAAGTTCGGCTCACGCGGGAATGGCGAGGGGCAGTTCAATGCCCCCTGGGGCATTGCCGTCGACCGTGTGCGGGGCTATGTCTATGTCGTCGACAGTGCCAATTTCCGCGTGCAAAAGTTCGACATGACGGGCGAGTTCATCATGGCCTGGGGCAGCTTTGGTAACGGTGATGGGCAGTTCTATTTCCCACGTGGAGTGGCCGTCGACCAAGAGGACGGAACCGTCTACGTCGTCGACATGGGCAATCACCGCATTCAGAAATTCGACACCAGTACCAACGTCTTGCCGCAGCTCTTGACGAAATGGGGAGGCAGTCCGGCAGCCGGACATGCCAGCAGTTCCTTGGCGCAGGAGGCCGGGCAGCTGCGCTCGCCATGGGGCATCACCGTTGATGGAGCTGGCGATGTCTATGTAACGGATACGGGGAATCATCGGATCGAAAAGTTCGACCGCGAGGGCAATTTCATCACACAGTGGGGCGGGTTCGGCAACGGTGACGGGCAGTTTAATTTCCCGTACGGGGTCACCGTCGATGCCAAAGGCAGTGTGTTTGTCATCGATAGCGGTAACACCAGAGTGCAGCAGTTCATGCCAGCGGAAGAGGGGAGCGAGCGGTTGCAAGACGAGGCAGAGGATCTGGCCGAGTTGGAAAAAACGCAACGAACTCAGAAGGTCTGACGAGGGAACGATGCTTGATAAAGAGCCGCGATTGGGACTGACCTACGATGACGTGATTCTGGTACCGGCTAAGTCACAGGTTCTGCCCAATGAAGTCGATACGAGCACCTTCGTTTCCCGGAACATCAGGATCAATATTCCGCTGGTCAGTGCGGCCATGGATACGGTGACAGAGTCGCGATTGGCGATTGCGATGGCCCGTGAGGGGGGAATCGGTATTATGCATCGGGTCCTCTCTCCGGCGGATCAAGCCATGGAGGTGGATCGAGTCAAGAAGTCCGAAAGCGGGATGATCATGGATCCCGTCACGATTTCTCCTGATGAAACTATCCGAGACGCGCATCAGCTCATGGCGAAATATAGGATTTCCGGGATTCCCGTTACCAAGGGGCGCAAGCTGGTGGGGATTTTGACCAATCGAGATTTGCGGTTCGAGAGCAGAATGGACCTGAAAGTGTCGCAGGTGATGAAACGGGATCGTCTCGTGACGGCGCCGGAAGGCACGAGCCTCGAGAAAGCGCGGGAGATCCTTCACGAACACCGGATTGAAAAGTTGCCGGTCGTCAACAAAGCGTACGAATTGAAGGGGCTCATTACCATCAAGGACATCGAAAAGCGAATCAAGTATCCCAATGCGTGCAAGGACGGGCATGGACGCTTGCGGGTCGGAGCAGCGGTCGGTGTTGGGCAGGATACTCAAGAACGCGTGACTCTGTTGAAGAAGGCAGGCGTGGATCTTGTGGTGATTGATACCGCCCACGGCCACTCACAAGCCGTGTTGAATACGGCGAAGATGATCAAAAAGCTGTATCCGGACCTTGAGCTGGTTGCGGGCAACATTGGTACGGCAGAGGCGGCAAAGGATCTGCTGAAAGTCGGGGTCGATGCGGTGAAGGTTGGAGTTGGGCCGGGGTCGATCTGTACGACGCGGATTGTGTCCGGTGCCGGTATGCCGCAGCTGACGGCCATTGCTGATTGTGCCAAGGTTTTGCGGGGGACCGGAGTCCCGGTCATTGCGGATGGCGGGATCAAGTTTTCCGGTGACATTGCCAAAGCGCTCGCGGCGGGGGCCTCGTCGGTGATGCTCGGTGGGCTGTTTGCCGGAACGGAAGAGTCTCCCGGAGAGACCGTGCTGTATCAGGCCAGAACGTATAAGGTCTACCGCGGCATGGGGTCCATCGGCGCGATGGAGCGCGGAGGCGGCGATCGCTATGGACAGGGGGGACGCCCGGCGCAGAAGTTGGTTCCTGAAGGAATCGAAGGGCGTGTGCCGTACAAGGGGCCCTTGGCGGCTGTGGTGTATCAATTGGTCGGTGGTGTCCGATCCGGCATGGGATACTGCGGGTGTAAGTCGATTTCCGATCTCCAGAAGAACGCCACATTCATCAGGCAGTCCGTCGCCGGTCTCCGAGAGAGTCATGTCCACGATGTGATCATTACCAAAGAAGCGCCGAACTATCGAATGGATTGGGAATAGTTTCGGTAAGGGGTTAGGAGTAAGGAGTGAGGGGGCCGAGTCCTAACCAGTCCTGTGATGAATAGGTCCCCCTTACGCCTCACCTCTTATTCTTTACCGCATCAAGATGGAACTCTGGCACGATAGAATTCTGGTTTTGGACTTCGGGTCGCAGTATACGCAGTTGATTGCCCGCCGCATTCGCGAGGCGCAGGTCTACTCGCAGATTTTCCCCTGTACGGCCTCACTGGCGACTATCCTGGCCTATCGGCCGAAGGGCATTGTGCTGTCCGGCGGACCGTCCAGCGTCTACGAAAAAAAGGCCCCGATCATTGCCAAGGAGCTATTTGATCAAAACATCCCGATCTTGGGGATCTGCTACGGAATGCAGCTGGTGACGCATCTGTCTGGAGGAGAAGTCGCCAAGTCGACCCATCGTGAATATGGTCGTGCAGAGCTCATGATCGATGATGCGAGTGATCTCTTTCAAGGCGTGGGGAGCAAGAAGCTGACGACGG is from Candidatus Nitrospira nitrosa and encodes:
- the guaB gene encoding IMP dehydrogenase, producing the protein MLDKEPRLGLTYDDVILVPAKSQVLPNEVDTSTFVSRNIRINIPLVSAAMDTVTESRLAIAMAREGGIGIMHRVLSPADQAMEVDRVKKSESGMIMDPVTISPDETIRDAHQLMAKYRISGIPVTKGRKLVGILTNRDLRFESRMDLKVSQVMKRDRLVTAPEGTSLEKAREILHEHRIEKLPVVNKAYELKGLITIKDIEKRIKYPNACKDGHGRLRVGAAVGVGQDTQERVTLLKKAGVDLVVIDTAHGHSQAVLNTAKMIKKLYPDLELVAGNIGTAEAAKDLLKVGVDAVKVGVGPGSICTTRIVSGAGMPQLTAIADCAKVLRGTGVPVIADGGIKFSGDIAKALAAGASSVMLGGLFAGTEESPGETVLYQARTYKVYRGMGSIGAMERGGGDRYGQGGRPAQKLVPEGIEGRVPYKGPLAAVVYQLVGGVRSGMGYCGCKSISDLQKNATFIRQSVAGLRESHVHDVIITKEAPNYRMDWE
- a CDS encoding 6-bladed beta-propeller — its product is MNAWLCDDLHRFNRRLCIDGLQGEWGAGDSVAEEEELPLPPQSVHAKPGNGRITITWDPVPDAMYYNLYFQTTKGVQIKFSELTRPIAGPEDFKSAIGVKKDKSTCLEGASSPYVHDDLANGTCYHYVVTVVTSKGESLESQEVMAIPSPYLLAMVIGCEGVDDGELSSPTGITLDKEGNLYVADTDNHSIQKFDKTGKFLARWGGEPSSQEGQFYYPRGLAVGPDDVVYVADSGNNRVQKFDLEGNAQKAWGKFGFAWRGAEMGRFDVPWGITTDQDGNVYVSDTSNARIQKFQADGQPLLKWGRDGSFDGAFFFPRGVAVDFVGNIYVADESNNRIQKFDTRGSFLTKWGREGSGPGQFRSPWGIACDALGNVYVVDSGNHRIQKFDGNGTFLCSFGNRGKTEGQLNFPYGIAVDKEGCVFVVDSGNNRILKYVPTEEELNRGKEQPAQAADPGVVQPPRSLAVKAGDTEVFLSWMEVSGAQAYNLYFSTSPHITVEGATKIEGVTNPYTHEGLTNDTPYFYAVTASFEDGTESGLSEEVTAMPVLIDITAPQNPYAVINHGAFMTNSPDVVVTISATDLDTGVGAYFISESPLTPMAGTPGWVEVTPAIKFGATIPFILSPADGQKTIYVWFKDIGGNVSTPASTTILVNTSGYLCVAKWGKPGRGASLLHGGEFMAPMYGLCVDQQGSLFVVDNGNNRVQKFDSAGNFIILWGSFGSANSNFHNPTGIACDGKGDVWVVDTNNHRVQKFDGKLGGYLMKFGSRGNGEGQFNAPWGIAVDRVRGYVYVVDSANFRVQKFDMTGEFIMAWGSFGNGDGQFYFPRGVAVDQEDGTVYVVDMGNHRIQKFDTSTNVLPQLLTKWGGSPAAGHASSSLAQEAGQLRSPWGITVDGAGDVYVTDTGNHRIEKFDREGNFITQWGGFGNGDGQFNFPYGVTVDAKGSVFVIDSGNTRVQQFMPAEEGSERLQDEAEDLAELEKTQRTQKV